A genomic window from Methanobrevibacter sp. TLL-48-HuF1 includes:
- a CDS encoding tRNA-binding protein, with product MWDTSKDYRILVANHAREQYLNIIQTASFRGNWNKKLAIETAKNMNSDFQSLSYSYLEGDDLVNSPDVAAIIEKGEKIVECLGGDGWNKSFISNAPKEDKEKTIENVAKVRFFIDSVLGLKDRLALGPINDPIIGIDIKVGEIMSVTKHPNADSLMICNVNLGKRAITVVTNDLNVKEGNSVGVSLLPPQSFMETTSEGMFLGMDGNILKEVEGNLGEMPKGIPMDSLNETRNLVEAFLK from the coding sequence TTGTGGGACACAAGTAAAGATTATAGAATTTTAGTAGCAAACCATGCAAGAGAACAATATTTGAATATTATCCAAACTGCATCATTTAGAGGAAACTGGAATAAAAAATTAGCTATTGAAACAGCAAAAAACATGAACAGTGATTTCCAATCATTAAGTTACTCTTATCTTGAAGGAGATGATTTGGTTAACTCTCCAGATGTTGCAGCAATAATTGAAAAAGGAGAAAAAATTGTTGAATGTTTAGGTGGAGACGGATGGAACAAATCTTTTATAAGCAATGCTCCTAAAGAAGATAAGGAAAAAACAATTGAAAATGTAGCTAAAGTAAGATTCTTTATAGACTCTGTTTTAGGCCTTAAAGACCGTTTAGCCCTAGGTCCCATCAATGATCCAATTATTGGAATCGATATAAAAGTTGGAGAAATAATGAGTGTTACAAAACATCCAAATGCAGATTCCTTAATGATATGTAATGTTAATCTAGGAAAAAGGGCCATAACTGTAGTTACAAATGATTTAAATGTAAAAGAAGGAAACAGTGTTGGCGTGTCATTACTTCCGCCACAGTCATTTATGGAAACAACCAGTGAAGGAATGTTTCTTGGAATGGACGGAAATATCTTAAAAGAAGTTGAAGGAAATCTCGGAGAAATGCCAAAAGGAATTCCTATGGATTCCCTTAATGAAACACGTAATCTGGTAGAAGCCTTTCTAAAATAG
- a CDS encoding desulfoferrodoxin yields MQWYYDRIKDKSSELEKYPGYLPSIVRMAINLSNWYDFLKEKGLYEKTMDEIYSKRHISIDEDFEDFRQWVKDNPEYSEFIDENSTPEIDDYSDMRPVGGLNVDYFLEHAEEIINDTEHLSNPYDFSALKFDDNEMVRYYYRELEKTHREMWMAFGRGNTFMNPGETDEGKALDRVTREYCEATGHWDMYNWIEIDYDHYIEENFRDY; encoded by the coding sequence ATGCAATGGTATTATGATAGAATAAAAGATAAATCCTCAGAATTAGAAAAATACCCAGGATACCTTCCATCTATTGTGAGGATGGCTATAAATTTGTCTAATTGGTATGATTTTTTGAAAGAAAAAGGATTATATGAAAAAACAATGGATGAAATCTATTCAAAAAGACATATTTCAATAGATGAAGATTTTGAAGACTTCAGACAATGGGTTAAAGATAATCCGGAATATTCAGAATTTATTGATGAAAATAGTACTCCTGAAATTGATGATTATTCAGATATGCGTCCTGTTGGAGGATTAAATGTTGATTATTTTTTAGAGCATGCAGAAGAGATAATAAATGATACTGAGCATTTATCTAATCCTTATGATTTTAGTGCATTGAAATTTGATGATAATGAAATGGTTAGATATTATTATCGTGAATTGGAAAAAACACATAGGGAAATGTGGATGGCATTTGGTAGGGGGAATACTTTTATGAATCCTGGTGAAACAGATGAAGGTAAAGCTTTAGATAGAGTTACTCGGGAATATTGTGAAGCTACAGGACATTGGGATATGTATAATTGGATTGAAATAGACTATGATCATTACATTGAAGAGAATTTTAGGGATTATTAA
- a CDS encoding lactaldehyde dehydrogenase: MDMLINGKHVSADDLAEVKNPYTGEVIDTVPVSHLNNVDLAIDAAVNAKDSIEEMSAFKVSNKLYAVYEKLKDNKDELAELLTKEVGKPINESVVEVNRSIETLRLSAEEAKRIYGETVPLDGGINGKGFFAFTQRVPLGVVAAITPFNYPLNLSIHKIAPAIACKNTVIIKPPLNAPLTVMKFAELVNEEFPDGVINTVTGYGSEVGDALVTSPKVDKISFTGSVATGLLIASRAGMKKVTLELGGNDPLLVLKDADIDKAVKGVMNGAYLNAGQVCMGVKRIIVDESVADEFTQKLVSETKKIKMGNPMDKNTVLGTLIDEDAARMVEETVNNAVKAGAKILTGGKRDGAFYEATVLDNVTPDMDVVVNETFGPVAPIIKVKSVDEAIKVANDTEYGLQAGVFTENFRDGLRCANEIEAGTVFVNKQSTFRTDNMPFGGFKNSGTGKEGVKYAVEEMTKEKLIGLNLR; encoded by the coding sequence ATGGATATGTTAATAAATGGTAAACATGTTTCAGCTGATGATTTGGCAGAAGTTAAAAATCCATATACTGGGGAAGTTATTGATACGGTTCCTGTTTCTCATTTAAACAATGTGGATTTAGCTATTGATGCTGCAGTTAATGCTAAAGATTCTATTGAAGAAATGTCTGCATTTAAAGTTTCAAATAAATTATATGCAGTTTATGAAAAATTAAAAGATAATAAGGATGAATTAGCTGAATTGCTTACAAAAGAAGTAGGTAAACCTATTAATGAGTCTGTTGTTGAAGTTAACCGTTCAATTGAAACATTAAGACTTTCAGCAGAAGAAGCTAAAAGAATTTATGGTGAAACAGTTCCATTGGATGGTGGAATAAACGGCAAAGGTTTTTTTGCATTTACTCAGAGGGTTCCATTAGGTGTTGTAGCAGCAATAACTCCATTTAATTATCCGCTAAATTTATCAATTCATAAAATAGCTCCTGCTATTGCATGTAAAAATACTGTAATCATCAAACCTCCATTAAATGCACCATTAACAGTTATGAAATTTGCTGAACTTGTAAATGAAGAGTTTCCAGATGGTGTTATTAATACTGTAACCGGATATGGTTCTGAAGTAGGTGATGCATTAGTAACTTCTCCTAAAGTAGATAAAATTTCATTTACTGGAAGTGTAGCTACCGGGCTGCTTATAGCTTCAAGAGCAGGAATGAAAAAAGTTACTTTGGAACTGGGAGGTAATGATCCTCTTCTTGTTCTAAAAGATGCAGATATTGATAAGGCAGTTAAAGGAGTAATGAACGGTGCTTATTTAAATGCAGGACAGGTGTGTATGGGTGTTAAAAGGATTATTGTTGATGAATCAGTAGCTGATGAATTTACACAAAAGTTAGTTAGTGAAACTAAAAAAATCAAAATGGGCAATCCTATGGATAAAAACACAGTATTGGGAACACTTATTGATGAAGATGCTGCCCGTATGGTTGAAGAAACAGTCAATAATGCAGTTAAAGCAGGTGCCAAAATACTGACTGGCGGAAAAAGAGACGGTGCATTTTATGAAGCTACTGTATTGGATAATGTTACTCCAGATATGGATGTTGTTGTAAATGAAACCTTCGGCCCTGTTGCGCCAATAATTAAAGTAAAATCAGTTGATGAAGCTATTAAAGTAGCTAATGATACAGAATATGGTCTTCAGGCAGGAGTATTTACTGAAAACTTTAGGGATGGTTTAAGGTGTGCAAATGAAATTGAGGCAGGTACAGTTTTTGTAAATAAACAGTCTACATTCAGAACTGATAACATGCCTTTCGGAGGATTTAAAAATAGTGGAACAGGAAAAGAAGGAGTAAAATATGCAGTAGAAGAAATGACTAAGGAAAAATTAATAGGATTAAATTTAAGGTAG
- a CDS encoding TMEM175 family protein produces the protein MESGRFEALIDAILAIIITIIVLEIPIPADGSWQALGKLHLEFIVYLISFIVCFNYWNYHNNLFSIVNHIDHKVIWSSGISIFILSLLPYLTSFVANNFHSFFAQSIYGLDFILVNLIYIYTSESLKNADKGNIALQVALDKNYEFTATIATIIIGYVIGYFFYPPAIIASCLVAIIIIWSIPHIIK, from the coding sequence ATGGAAAGTGGAAGATTTGAAGCATTAATTGATGCAATTCTTGCAATAATAATAACAATCATTGTTCTGGAAATTCCAATACCTGCAGACGGTAGCTGGCAGGCTTTAGGAAAACTGCATTTAGAATTTATTGTTTATTTAATCAGTTTTATAGTCTGTTTTAACTACTGGAATTATCATAACAATCTATTCAGCATTGTAAACCACATTGATCATAAAGTTATCTGGTCAAGCGGAATTTCAATATTTATATTGTCTTTGCTACCCTATTTAACAAGTTTTGTAGCTAATAACTTCCATTCATTCTTTGCTCAGTCAATATATGGGCTGGATTTCATACTGGTTAATTTAATTTATATTTATACTTCAGAAAGTTTAAAAAATGCAGATAAAGGAAATATTGCTCTGCAGGTAGCTCTAGATAAGAACTATGAATTTACAGCAACAATAGCTACAATCATAATTGGATATGTAATTGGTTATTTCTTCTATCCACCAGCAATAATTGCTTCCTGTTTAGTTGCAATAATTATTATCTGGTCTATACCACATATAATTAAGTAA
- a CDS encoding PRC-barrel domain-containing protein — translation MVEVSSLKELDIYTVTGHYVGRVADVILNIRLGTISKLQVRAIEPEKKQVGFRDLMKRSFQVAPEEEHDVRSFKNDLLTIDFDKVQAIGDIMLINPRDMKKVRHEPPVSEAISPNQQSQIPKQSEPKAQTEFEKF, via the coding sequence ATGGTGGAAGTTTCAAGTTTAAAAGAATTAGATATTTATACAGTAACAGGACACTATGTCGGAAGAGTGGCTGATGTAATTCTTAATATTAGATTAGGTACAATTTCTAAATTGCAAGTAAGGGCTATTGAACCTGAAAAAAAACAGGTAGGTTTCAGAGACCTTATGAAAAGAAGTTTTCAGGTTGCTCCAGAAGAAGAACATGATGTAAGATCTTTTAAAAATGATTTATTAACTATTGATTTTGATAAAGTTCAAGCTATTGGCGATATAATGTTGATTAATCCAAGAGATATGAAAAAAGTAAGACATGAACCACCAGTGTCTGAGGCTATTTCTCCTAATCAACAATCTCAAATTCCAAAACAAAGTGAGCCTAAAGCACAAACAGAATTTGAAAAATTCTAA
- a CDS encoding tRNA(His) guanylyltransferase Thg1 family protein: protein MKEYEVYRDLKVPVNSRIILRLDGRSFHSLAKNLNLKKPYDEDFAELMVKVSKDLFNEFAPAFIYTFSDEISVLLDNIPFNGRIEKINSVIASFAASSFTYNLNKEIAKPVAFDSRIIPINGKDIPKYFKWRQDEAWRNCINAYGIHILKSKYGDKTANEKIKGLKSSDIHELLFNEGINLNDVDNWKKRGIAIYKQNKEIVGYNKKENKNQVSYRSFLFEDFEIPIFSENFFKDINII, encoded by the coding sequence ATGAAGGAATATGAAGTTTACAGGGATTTGAAAGTTCCTGTAAACTCAAGAATTATCTTAAGACTGGACGGTAGAAGTTTTCACTCATTAGCTAAAAATTTAAACCTTAAAAAACCATATGATGAAGATTTTGCAGAATTGATGGTTAAAGTTTCTAAAGATTTATTTAATGAGTTTGCTCCAGCATTTATTTACACATTTTCAGATGAAATAAGTGTTCTTTTAGATAATATTCCATTTAATGGCAGAATTGAAAAAATAAATTCTGTAATAGCCAGTTTTGCAGCCAGTTCATTTACATACAATTTAAATAAGGAAATTGCCAAGCCTGTTGCATTTGACAGCAGAATTATTCCGATAAATGGTAAGGATATTCCTAAATATTTTAAATGGAGACAGGACGAGGCCTGGAGAAACTGCATAAATGCTTATGGAATTCATATTTTAAAATCAAAATATGGTGATAAAACAGCTAATGAAAAAATAAAAGGATTGAAGTCTTCAGATATTCATGAACTTTTATTTAATGAAGGAATTAATCTGAATGATGTTGATAATTGGAAAAAAAGAGGAATAGCTATTTATAAACAAAATAAAGAAATCGTAGGTTACAATAAAAAGGAAAATAAAAATCAGGTATCTTACCGTAGCTTTTTATTTGAGGATTTTGAAATTCCAATTTTCAGCGAAAACTTTTTTAAGGATATAAATATAATTTAA
- a CDS encoding Ig-like domain-containing protein, whose translation MVDKKVIILSTVAIILMIILVFICFGSNLSVFKQETDLVITSNSTLNNGDNFTVKLADNNGKGIANKTVCIKLVDDGGNVNNLNITTDKNGVSSFGINANSGNYVAKCVFLGDDNYDSSNIVQNISIINKVVSLNQTDNVNSNSSDNSQNNGVSKSDDNYQRPTTMQGGKEQFTAHESDVMPDGWDPNKHELYRVNLPDGNHRIYYDDGYKRVCDSHGYVLSWGY comes from the coding sequence ATGGTAGATAAAAAAGTAATTATCTTGTCGACTGTAGCTATTATTTTAATGATTATTTTGGTTTTTATTTGTTTCGGAAGTAATTTATCAGTATTTAAACAAGAAACAGATTTGGTTATAACATCTAATTCTACATTGAATAATGGGGATAATTTTACAGTCAAACTGGCGGATAATAATGGAAAAGGAATAGCTAATAAAACTGTTTGTATAAAATTGGTAGATGATGGTGGAAATGTTAATAACTTGAATATTACTACTGATAAAAATGGTGTATCTAGTTTTGGTATAAATGCAAATTCTGGAAATTATGTGGCGAAATGTGTATTTTTAGGAGATGATAATTATGATTCATCGAATATTGTACAAAATATATCTATTATAAATAAGGTAGTTTCATTAAATCAGACGGATAATGTAAATTCTAATTCTTCAGATAATTCTCAAAATAATGGAGTATCAAAATCGGATGATAATTATCAAAGACCTACTACAATGCAAGGGGGTAAAGAACAGTTTACTGCTCATGAATCTGATGTGATGCCAGATGGATGGGATCCCAATAAACATGAATTGTATCGTGTTAATTTGCCTGATGGGAATCATAGAATATATTATGATGATGGATATAAAAGAGTATGTGATAGTCATGGATATGTTTTAAGTTGGGGTTATTAA
- a CDS encoding TMEM175 family protein, whose protein sequence is METARFETFADAVIAIAMTVLVLKLPQPESATIGAFWTLKTYYIAYFISFLTLFNIWYSNHNLFQIVENIDNTAVILNGILIFEITLIPYFTLWLTQDAYSIASETTFGLLFIAINITYNMAVKAVHKSDPYNDKLIKADYDNLYALIPLAVILIGFGLSYSVFIPGIYISCLIAVIMWIVIARIHRKGVENGKWKI, encoded by the coding sequence ATGGAAACTGCAAGATTTGAAACATTCGCTGATGCAGTAATTGCAATAGCTATGACTGTACTTGTTCTAAAACTGCCCCAACCAGAAAGTGCAACAATTGGAGCTTTTTGGACCTTGAAAACATATTATATTGCTTATTTCATCAGTTTTTTAACGTTGTTCAATATATGGTACAGCAACCACAATTTATTCCAAATTGTAGAAAATATTGACAATACTGCAGTAATACTAAATGGAATCCTAATTTTTGAAATAACTCTAATTCCATATTTTACATTATGGTTAACACAGGACGCATATTCAATAGCTAGTGAAACCACCTTCGGATTACTATTCATTGCAATAAATATCACATATAATATGGCAGTTAAAGCTGTTCATAAAAGTGATCCCTACAATGATAAACTAATAAAAGCAGATTATGACAACTTATATGCATTAATTCCATTAGCTGTGATTTTAATTGGTTTCGGGTTAAGTTACAGTGTTTTTATTCCTGGAATCTACATCAGCTGTTTAATTGCAGTTATAATGTGGATAGTCATAGCCAGAATACATAGAAAAGGTGTTGAAAATGGAAAGTGGAAGATTTGA
- a CDS encoding class III signal peptide-containing protein, protein MVDNKGQTSAEFILLVGGIIVIVLLTLMFYRNYITGLSGEIKGEEVSNFNGKLDSLSEYFT, encoded by the coding sequence ATGGTTGATAATAAAGGTCAGACTTCAGCAGAATTTATTTTATTGGTTGGCGGAATTATTGTAATTGTTTTACTGACTTTAATGTTTTACAGGAATTATATCACAGGTTTGTCTGGTGAAATTAAAGGTGAAGAAGTTTCTAACTTTAATGGTAAGTTAGACTCCCTATCAGAATATTTTACTTAA
- a CDS encoding Mov34/MPN/PAD-1 family protein has protein sequence MGFISKLFNTDSDEFKEVRVDREVLESVIYYAKKAYPNEFLAFFDGKIKDKILYITSLIFLPGETCDVGAVVHTEMLPPTLKYWGSVHSHPGPSAHPSGADLKTFSKNGLFHMIVCLPYSLETFMAYDKYGEPMDYTVGEYADEIDGDISEFFDEDDVLKDGEELKPGFFDDEDDFDLEDEDIDQDYREYEMKTQNSNPTIISNIELPPLCDGDNIQIELDENGNIKCIYKLPKDE, from the coding sequence ATGGGTTTTATTTCAAAATTATTTAATACAGATAGTGATGAATTCAAGGAAGTTAGAGTTGATAGGGAAGTCCTTGAATCTGTAATTTATTATGCTAAAAAAGCGTATCCTAATGAATTTTTAGCTTTTTTTGACGGTAAAATCAAAGATAAAATACTTTATATTACTAGTCTGATTTTTTTACCTGGTGAAACCTGTGATGTTGGAGCTGTTGTCCATACTGAGATGCTGCCGCCTACTTTAAAATACTGGGGATCAGTTCATTCCCATCCAGGACCAAGTGCACATCCTTCCGGTGCAGATTTAAAAACATTTTCTAAAAATGGTTTATTTCACATGATTGTCTGTTTGCCCTATAGCTTGGAAACATTTATGGCATATGACAAGTATGGAGAACCTATGGATTATACTGTAGGGGAATATGCTGATGAAATTGACGGAGACATTAGCGAATTTTTTGATGAAGACGATGTTTTAAAAGATGGTGAAGAGTTAAAACCGGGATTTTTTGATGATGAAGATGATTTTGACTTGGAAGACGAAGATATAGATCAGGATTACAGGGAATACGAGATGAAAACTCAAAACAGTAATCCTACAATAATTTCCAATATAGAATTGCCTCCTCTTTGTGATGGGGATAATATTCAAATTGAATTAGATGAAAACGGAAATATTAAATGTATTTATAAGCTTCCAAAAGATGAATAA
- a CDS encoding transcriptional regulator: MLNRSKMLQEIDNLLTSEGYKTSNIYDQGSFDLVARKNLLILLLKTFLNIDSITEATAHEMKQLANIFLASPIIIGEKSRNGILEEGVIYERYDVPAISFETLKNMLLYNEYPEILADRGGYFVKVDGNVIKQYREEYSLSLKDLADLAHVSRATMYKYENEIVRANTETAMILEEILNTKVTLDIDLLKPTISEDIEYSNVEGADDLSKLGYGILSTNKSPFDAVAKMKSSKDKSSLLTNVEKNRSEKTLKRMAIPLKDLSMITSSEPVFIINNDKIKDSLGTIPVIKSWELKEFENPSELLKIIRERKDNL; the protein is encoded by the coding sequence TGTTACAAGAAATAGATAATTTATTAACCTCTGAAGGTTATAAAACATCTAACATTTACGACCAAGGATCATTTGACCTTGTAGCTCGTAAGAACTTATTAATTTTACTTTTAAAAACTTTTTTAAATATTGACAGTATTACTGAAGCCACAGCTCATGAAATGAAACAATTAGCTAATATCTTCCTTGCTTCCCCCATTATAATTGGTGAAAAATCAAGAAACGGTATTTTAGAAGAAGGAGTAATCTATGAAAGATATGATGTTCCTGCTATAAGCTTTGAAACTCTGAAAAATATGCTGCTTTACAATGAATATCCTGAAATCCTTGCAGACAGAGGAGGATACTTTGTTAAAGTTGACGGTAATGTTATAAAGCAATACAGAGAAGAATATTCATTATCATTAAAAGATTTAGCTGATTTGGCTCATGTATCAAGAGCAACAATGTATAAATATGAAAATGAAATTGTCAGAGCCAATACAGAAACAGCTATGATTCTCGAAGAAATACTAAATACAAAAGTAACATTGGATATTGATTTATTAAAACCGACCATAAGCGAAGATATTGAATACAGTAATGTTGAAGGAGCAGATGATTTATCCAAACTTGGTTACGGTATTTTATCTACAAATAAAAGTCCTTTTGATGCTGTAGCAAAAATGAAAAGCTCAAAAGACAAATCATCATTATTAACTAATGTTGAGAAAAACAGAAGTGAAAAAACTTTAAAAAGAATGGCTATCCCATTAAAAGATTTGTCAATGATTACATCTTCGGAACCTGTTTTTATAATAAATAATGACAAAATAAAAGATTCACTTGGAACCATTCCTGTGATTAAATCCTGGGAATTGAAAGAATTTGAAAATCCTTCTGAATTATTGAAAATTATTAGAGAAAGAAAAGACAACTTGTGA
- a CDS encoding aspartate dehydrogenase has protein sequence MKVGIIGCGAIANIIASTIVPEDNNIDIEYFYDNDVERAENLASFANGVAVLDLNDMLDKVDLVLECASPDSVKEHAPNVLSHGIDMIIMSIGAFMDKEFYSKVNDICKKKGTRIHLPSGAVVGLDGIKAVADFNLEEVNLVTRKSPKSLGKDIDEEEVLFEGKASEAVKEFPLNINVAATISLACNQDINVKIIVDPNVDRNVHEITAKGDFGEFKTTTKNFPCSANPKTSMLAALSAIKLLKSFNESITVGL, from the coding sequence ATGAAAGTGGGAATTATAGGCTGTGGTGCTATTGCTAATATTATAGCTAGTACTATTGTTCCGGAAGATAATAATATAGATATTGAATATTTTTATGATAATGATGTTGAAAGAGCGGAAAACTTGGCATCTTTTGCTAATGGTGTAGCTGTTTTAGATTTAAATGACATGTTGGACAAAGTGGATTTGGTTTTGGAATGTGCTTCTCCGGATTCTGTTAAAGAACATGCTCCAAATGTATTGTCTCATGGTATAGATATGATTATTATGAGTATTGGTGCATTTATGGATAAGGAATTCTACAGTAAAGTAAATGATATTTGTAAAAAGAAAGGTACAAGAATACACCTTCCTTCAGGAGCAGTTGTAGGACTGGACGGTATTAAAGCTGTAGCTGATTTTAATTTGGAAGAAGTTAACCTGGTTACTCGTAAATCTCCTAAATCTTTAGGTAAAGATATTGATGAAGAGGAAGTTTTATTTGAAGGTAAGGCATCAGAAGCAGTAAAAGAGTTTCCACTTAATATTAACGTAGCTGCAACTATAAGTTTGGCCTGTAATCAGGACATTAATGTAAAAATTATTGTAGATCCGAATGTAGACAGAAATGTCCATGAAATTACTGCAAAAGGAGATTTTGGAGAGTTTAAAACAACTACTAAAAATTTCCCATGCAGTGCAAATCCGAAAACCAGTATGCTGGCTGCACTTTCCGCAATTAAATTACTTAAAAGTTTCAATGAATCCATTACTGTAGGATTGTAG
- the serA gene encoding phosphoglycerate dehydrogenase: MKVLVADAINEKGIENLKEAAEVVVDTTITPEELANTIHEYEGIIVRSRTKLTKEVIDKADNLKIIARAGVGVDNIDLNAATEKGIMVVNSPESTSITVAEHTMGLLLSLARKSAIADKSVKEGKWEKKKFMGVELRNKTLGVIGMGRIGSQVVNRCKAFEMDAVAYDPYLPEEVAAQMGVELTDLETVLKKADFITIHVPLTPETKHLISTKEFEIMKNTAFIANCARGGIIDEDALYEALSNDKIGGAALDVYEEEPPAKDCKLFELDNIVLTPHIAASTKEAQRDAAIIVADEIIDLINGGTPQNVLNLPRIDRNTYQEVTPYLELCEKLGSFISQAVNGKIKEIEVIYSGELSKIDNLEMLTRTVLQGAVNPFLSSPVTAVNASIVAKNRGIIVTEGKTENSKGYDSLIKVTAKSEDDEFSAEGTTLHDPKILKVNDYWVDVKPEGHMFIAKYEDVPGSIGKIGTALGEYGINIGIMQVGRDEKGGRAIMILTLDKEIPKEVIKGIQDLDNVYDAIGLEL; the protein is encoded by the coding sequence ATGAAAGTACTTGTTGCAGATGCAATTAATGAAAAAGGTATTGAAAATTTGAAGGAGGCTGCAGAAGTCGTTGTAGATACTACAATTACTCCTGAAGAATTAGCAAATACAATTCATGAATATGAAGGTATTATCGTAAGAAGTAGGACAAAACTTACTAAAGAAGTTATTGACAAAGCAGACAATCTTAAAATAATCGCAAGAGCAGGTGTTGGAGTAGACAATATTGATTTAAATGCCGCTACTGAAAAAGGTATTATGGTAGTTAACTCTCCAGAATCAACTTCAATTACTGTAGCAGAACACACTATGGGATTATTACTCAGTCTTGCCCGTAAATCAGCAATTGCAGATAAATCTGTAAAAGAAGGCAAATGGGAAAAGAAAAAATTTATGGGTGTTGAACTTAGAAACAAAACCCTCGGTGTAATCGGAATGGGTAGAATCGGTTCACAGGTTGTAAACAGATGTAAAGCATTTGAAATGGATGCTGTAGCATACGATCCATACTTGCCTGAAGAAGTAGCTGCTCAAATGGGTGTGGAATTAACTGATTTGGAAACTGTCCTTAAAAAAGCTGATTTCATTACAATTCACGTACCTCTTACTCCAGAAACAAAACATTTAATCTCTACAAAAGAGTTCGAAATAATGAAAAACACAGCATTTATTGCAAACTGTGCACGTGGTGGAATCATAGATGAAGATGCATTATATGAAGCATTGTCCAATGATAAAATTGGAGGAGCGGCTTTAGATGTATATGAAGAAGAACCTCCAGCTAAAGACTGCAAATTATTCGAACTTGACAATATTGTATTAACTCCACATATTGCAGCTTCAACTAAAGAAGCACAAAGAGATGCTGCAATCATTGTAGCTGATGAAATTATCGATTTAATCAACGGAGGAACACCTCAAAATGTATTAAACCTCCCACGTATCGACAGAAACACCTATCAGGAAGTAACTCCTTACTTAGAATTATGTGAAAAATTAGGTAGTTTCATCTCACAAGCAGTAAACGGAAAAATTAAAGAAATTGAAGTTATTTACTCCGGAGAATTATCCAAAATCGACAATCTTGAAATGTTAACCAGAACTGTACTTCAGGGAGCAGTAAATCCATTTTTAAGCTCACCAGTTACTGCAGTAAATGCTTCCATTGTAGCTAAAAACAGAGGAATCATTGTAACTGAAGGCAAAACTGAAAATTCAAAAGGATATGATTCCTTAATTAAAGTAACTGCAAAAAGTGAAGATGATGAATTCTCTGCAGAAGGAACTACCTTACACGACCCTAAAATCTTAAAAGTAAATGACTACTGGGTAGATGTAAAACCTGAAGGCCACATGTTCATAGCTAAATATGAAGATGTGCCTGGAAGCATCGGTAAAATTGGCACAGCATTAGGTGAATACGGAATAAACATCGGAATCATGCAAGTGGGAAGAGATGAAAAAGGCGGAAGAGCTATTATGATCTTAACTCTTGATAAAGAAATTCCAAAAGAAGTAATAAAAGGAATCCAAGACTTAGACAATGTCTATGATGCTATTGGATTAGAATTATAA
- a CDS encoding heavy metal-binding domain-containing protein produces the protein MVSVNEFPIATANEIPGFKIVETKGFVYGLTVRSRGVGGQVSAGLRSLVGGEIKEYVSMMEDSRDEALERLIEHAKQLGGNAIVAVRFDSNDISNVMQEILAYGTAVVAVKEE, from the coding sequence ATGGTATCTGTAAATGAGTTTCCAATAGCAACTGCAAATGAAATACCTGGTTTTAAAATTGTTGAAACAAAAGGTTTTGTATATGGTTTAACTGTTAGAAGTAGAGGTGTAGGAGGGCAGGTATCTGCTGGTTTACGCTCTTTAGTAGGTGGGGAAATTAAGGAATATGTTTCTATGATGGAAGATTCCAGAGATGAAGCATTGGAAAGATTAATTGAGCATGCTAAACAATTAGGCGGAAATGCTATTGTAGCAGTGCGTTTTGATTCTAATGATATTTCCAATGTTATGCAGGAGATTCTTGCTTATGGGACTGCTGTTGTAGCTGTAAAAGAAGAATAA